The Microbulbifer hydrolyticus genome has a segment encoding these proteins:
- a CDS encoding TldD/PmbA family protein — protein MAILSRSEAKNILEKVLKYSKAEGASAQLSGAETGNIRYARNSVSTSGVVNDIELAVEARFGKKSGIATINEFSDASLEKVMRRAEELAKLSPDNPESMPLLGKQKYMAVDGFAKSTANITPDQRAKAAADSIKAAMKKDVVAAGYLEDARSFAAVANTNGLFGYHASTSANFTVTMRTENGLGSGWAQSDVTDFRDMNTASSSGVAIDKAVLSQEARALEPGKYTVILEPSAVSGLVAYMMGNFDTRSADEGRSFLSKKGGGNRIGEKMFDKRVHLYSDPSDRNVPAQPWSDDDHMAMQRVDWIKGGVVQSLPCSRYWAEQSESAPVPAPNNLIMVGGDKSTEELIKNTRRGVLVTRTWYIRMVDPQSLLLTGLTRDGTFYIENGKIKYPIKNFRFNESPVIMLNNIEDMGRAERVSMWGGPAMIPALKVRDFTFSSLSDAV, from the coding sequence ATGGCAATTTTATCCAGAAGTGAAGCCAAAAACATTCTCGAAAAAGTTCTGAAATACAGCAAGGCCGAGGGTGCCAGTGCGCAGCTGTCCGGCGCCGAGACCGGCAACATCCGCTACGCGCGCAACAGCGTTTCCACCAGCGGTGTCGTCAACGATATCGAACTTGCGGTGGAAGCACGCTTCGGAAAAAAATCCGGTATCGCCACCATCAATGAGTTCAGTGATGCATCACTGGAGAAAGTGATGCGCCGCGCAGAGGAACTGGCCAAGCTGTCACCGGACAACCCGGAATCCATGCCACTGCTGGGCAAGCAGAAATACATGGCCGTCGACGGATTCGCAAAGTCCACCGCTAACATAACCCCGGATCAACGCGCCAAGGCAGCGGCGGACTCCATCAAAGCGGCGATGAAAAAGGACGTTGTTGCCGCAGGTTACCTTGAGGACGCACGCTCGTTCGCTGCGGTGGCCAACACCAACGGCCTGTTTGGCTACCACGCCTCCACCTCTGCCAATTTCACCGTCACCATGCGCACCGAAAACGGTCTCGGCTCCGGCTGGGCACAAAGTGATGTGACCGATTTCCGCGACATGAATACCGCATCCAGCTCCGGTGTCGCAATTGACAAGGCCGTTCTGTCCCAGGAAGCCCGCGCACTGGAACCGGGCAAGTACACCGTGATTCTGGAGCCGAGCGCGGTATCCGGCCTGGTGGCATATATGATGGGTAACTTCGACACCCGCAGTGCCGACGAGGGCCGCAGTTTCCTGAGCAAGAAAGGCGGCGGCAATCGTATTGGCGAGAAGATGTTCGACAAACGCGTACACCTCTACTCCGACCCTTCCGACCGGAATGTACCGGCGCAGCCCTGGTCCGACGATGACCATATGGCGATGCAGCGCGTGGACTGGATCAAGGGTGGCGTGGTGCAAAGCCTTCCCTGCAGCCGCTACTGGGCCGAGCAATCCGAAAGTGCTCCGGTACCCGCGCCGAACAACCTGATCATGGTCGGTGGCGACAAGTCCACCGAGGAGCTGATCAAAAACACCCGCCGCGGTGTGCTGGTAACCCGCACCTGGTATATCCGTATGGTCGACCCGCAGTCGCTGCTGCTGACCGGCCTGACCCGCGACGGAACCTTCTACATCGAGAATGGCAAGATCAAATACCCGATCAAGAATTTCCGCTTTAATGAAAGTCCGGTGATCATGCTGAACAATATTGAAGATATGGGACGTGCGGAGCGCGTCAGCATGTGGGGTGGCCCGGCCATGATTCCCGCACTGAAAGTGCGCGATTTTACCTTCAGCAGCCTTTCCGACGCGGTTTAA
- a CDS encoding TldD/PmbA family protein, giving the protein MDRRKFLQLGGAGVGVSMLPLSGNIIAESKLTQSGLDIAAKKELSDAALNTATKMGASYADVRIGRYLNQYVITREMNVQNVVNTESIGVGIRVIANGTWGFAATNDMTNDGIARATAQAVATAKANSKYQKEPVQLAPVKGHGEVSWKTPIQKNAMTIPLAEKVDLLMEVNKAAMDAGASFINSMLFLVNEQKYFASTDGSYIDQDVHRLWSPFSVTAVDKKDGGFRTRDGLGMPVGRGFEYLDGRAEDKVQSQTVLYGDSYDMVEDAKLAAEQAQEKLTAKSVKPGKYDLVLDPSHLWLTIHESVGHPLELDRVLGYEANFAGTSFATIDKWESGKFQYGSDKVNLFADKVQPGSLGAVGYDDEGVQTGSWDLVKEGVLTNYQAIRDQVHMLGQKESHGCCYADSWSSVQFQRMANVSLLPGEDKLGVEDMIKDVEKGIYIVGDGSFSIDQQRYNFQFGGQLFYEIEDGKITGMLEDVAYQSNTQEFWNSCSQICDKSDYRLGGSFFDGKGQPSQVSAVSHGSSTTRFDGVNVINTKRKLG; this is encoded by the coding sequence ATGGATCGAAGAAAATTTCTGCAGTTGGGTGGTGCCGGTGTCGGCGTCTCCATGCTGCCACTGTCCGGCAATATTATCGCCGAAAGCAAACTCACCCAGAGCGGACTGGATATCGCAGCAAAGAAAGAACTTTCTGATGCGGCACTGAATACCGCGACCAAGATGGGCGCGTCTTACGCAGACGTCCGTATCGGCCGCTATCTCAACCAGTACGTCATTACCCGTGAAATGAATGTGCAGAACGTGGTCAACACCGAGTCCATCGGCGTGGGCATACGCGTGATTGCCAACGGCACCTGGGGCTTTGCCGCTACCAACGACATGACCAATGATGGTATCGCGCGCGCTACCGCACAGGCCGTTGCCACCGCCAAGGCCAATTCGAAATACCAGAAAGAGCCGGTGCAACTGGCGCCAGTAAAAGGCCACGGTGAAGTCAGCTGGAAAACACCGATCCAGAAAAACGCCATGACCATTCCGCTGGCAGAAAAAGTTGACCTGCTGATGGAAGTGAACAAGGCGGCAATGGATGCCGGTGCCAGCTTTATCAATTCCATGCTGTTCCTGGTAAACGAGCAGAAGTACTTTGCCTCCACCGACGGTTCCTATATCGACCAGGATGTACACCGCCTGTGGTCACCGTTCAGCGTCACTGCTGTAGACAAGAAAGACGGCGGCTTCCGCACCCGTGACGGCCTCGGCATGCCGGTAGGTCGCGGTTTCGAATACCTCGACGGTCGCGCCGAAGATAAAGTGCAGTCACAGACGGTACTCTACGGCGACTCCTACGATATGGTCGAGGACGCGAAACTGGCGGCCGAACAGGCGCAGGAAAAGCTTACCGCCAAGTCGGTCAAGCCGGGCAAATACGATCTGGTGCTCGACCCGTCGCACCTGTGGCTCACCATCCATGAATCCGTGGGTCACCCGCTGGAGCTCGACCGCGTACTCGGCTACGAAGCCAACTTCGCGGGCACCTCGTTTGCCACCATCGACAAGTGGGAGAGCGGCAAATTCCAGTACGGCAGCGACAAGGTCAACCTGTTTGCAGACAAGGTGCAGCCGGGCTCACTGGGTGCAGTCGGTTACGACGACGAAGGCGTGCAAACCGGTAGCTGGGACCTGGTCAAAGAGGGTGTACTCACCAACTACCAGGCCATTCGCGACCAGGTACATATGCTGGGCCAGAAGGAGTCCCATGGCTGCTGCTACGCGGACAGTTGGTCCAGTGTGCAGTTCCAGCGCATGGCCAACGTTTCCCTGCTCCCGGGTGAAGATAAGCTGGGCGTCGAGGACATGATCAAGGACGTCGAGAAAGGCATCTATATCGTCGGTGACGGATCCTTCTCCATCGATCAGCAGCGCTACAACTTCCAGTTTGGCGGCCAGCTGTTCTACGAAATTGAGGACGGCAAGATCACCGGCATGCTGGAGGACGTGGCTTATCAGTCCAACACGCAGGAATTCTGGAACTCCTGTTCGCAGATCTGTGACAAGAGCGATTACCGTCTCGGTGGCTCCTTCTTCGACGGCAAGGGGCAGCCCAGCCAGGTAAGTGCCGTGTCCCACGGTAGTTCCACCACCCGGTTCGACGGTGTCAACGTGATCAACACCAAGCGTAAACTCGGTTAA
- a CDS encoding DUF4159 domain-containing protein — MSLTRKQFLQRLLLAGCGFALPGTLRAQSDPAPEYDFYFTRLMYESGDWDVDQRMPSNVLNSLIEYTSLNVDPDERIVPLADPEMLLAPFCYLAGHKLVEFTAAETRNFRDYVNRGGFVFVDDCNHDIDGLFARSFETQMVKLFGEDCLQKLPDDHDLYRCFFQFDELPVTSFELNGWGDDLVHDYLKAIVVDGRIAVLYSNKDFGCEWDYDYRNKRWLAIDNTKFAVNIVIYALTS, encoded by the coding sequence GTGTCACTCACCCGCAAACAATTTCTGCAGCGCCTGTTACTGGCCGGTTGCGGTTTCGCACTACCGGGAACGTTGCGCGCACAAAGTGACCCTGCTCCCGAGTATGACTTCTATTTCACACGCCTGATGTATGAATCCGGCGACTGGGATGTGGATCAGCGCATGCCCTCCAATGTGCTGAACTCCCTGATCGAATACACCAGCCTCAACGTCGATCCCGACGAGCGCATAGTGCCGCTGGCGGACCCGGAAATGCTGCTGGCGCCCTTCTGCTATCTGGCGGGGCACAAACTGGTGGAATTCACCGCTGCGGAAACCCGGAATTTTCGTGACTACGTCAATCGCGGTGGCTTTGTGTTTGTCGACGACTGCAACCACGACATTGACGGGCTGTTTGCCAGGTCGTTCGAGACGCAGATGGTGAAACTGTTTGGTGAGGACTGCCTGCAAAAACTACCGGATGACCACGACCTCTACCGCTGCTTTTTCCAGTTCGACGAACTCCCGGTAACCAGCTTCGAGCTGAACGGCTGGGGCGACGACCTGGTCCACGATTACCTGAAAGCGATCGTGGTGGATGGCCGCATCGCCGTACTCTACAGCAACAAGGATTTCGGGTGCGAGTGGGACTACGACTATCGCAACAAGCGCTGGCTCGCCATCGACAACACAAAATTCGCCGTCAACATCGTCATTTATGCACTCACAAGCTGA
- a CDS encoding AAA family ATPase, which yields MHTTSPDKIEQMLEEQQRALDVLRGEIGKVIVGQHDVVEQMLVCLLARGHVLLEGVPGLGKTLLVKTLADASSLAFKRVQFTPDLMPGDILGSEILEEDHTTGKRFFKFQPGPIFTNILLADEINRTPPKTQAALLESMQEYCVTVAGETMALPQPYFVLATQNPIEQAGTYPLPEAQLDRFLLNIHIDYPDAQDEVAILRATTGAAGAKPQACLEASQLLAMQDLVREVSVSDDLYQYVAQLVRATRNQNPDENLGKWIKWGAGPRAGQALILAAKARAFLHRRLAVTRADIQALLLPVLRHRVLLSFQAQADGIGIEQVLGELRQAVPEPGRD from the coding sequence ATGCACACCACTTCACCGGACAAAATTGAACAGATGCTCGAAGAACAACAACGTGCGCTCGACGTACTGCGCGGCGAGATCGGCAAGGTTATCGTCGGCCAGCACGATGTAGTTGAGCAGATGCTGGTATGCCTGCTGGCTCGTGGGCATGTGTTACTTGAAGGGGTACCCGGCCTCGGTAAAACCCTGCTGGTAAAGACGCTCGCCGATGCCTCCAGCCTGGCATTCAAGCGCGTGCAGTTCACGCCTGATCTTATGCCCGGCGATATTCTCGGTAGTGAGATCCTCGAAGAGGATCACACGACCGGCAAACGATTTTTCAAGTTTCAGCCGGGGCCGATTTTTACCAACATACTGCTCGCGGATGAAATCAACCGCACACCGCCAAAGACCCAGGCAGCACTGCTGGAGTCCATGCAGGAGTATTGCGTCACCGTCGCCGGGGAAACCATGGCGCTGCCACAGCCTTATTTTGTGCTCGCGACCCAGAACCCGATCGAGCAGGCAGGCACATATCCCCTGCCGGAGGCCCAGCTGGACCGCTTCCTGCTGAATATCCATATCGACTACCCGGATGCGCAGGACGAAGTAGCAATCCTGCGCGCAACCACCGGTGCCGCTGGCGCGAAGCCACAGGCTTGCCTGGAGGCCTCCCAATTGCTGGCAATGCAGGATCTGGTGCGGGAGGTATCGGTCTCCGATGATCTGTACCAATACGTGGCACAACTGGTACGCGCCACTCGCAACCAGAACCCCGATGAGAACCTGGGAAAGTGGATCAAGTGGGGCGCCGGGCCCCGCGCCGGACAGGCGCTGATTCTCGCAGCCAAGGCGCGCGCCTTTCTGCATCGTCGACTGGCGGTCACCCGTGCCGATATACAGGCGTTATTGCTACCGGTGCTGCGTCATCGCGTGCTGCTGAGTTTCCAGGCCCAGGCGGATGGCATCGGTATTGAGCAGGTACTGGGTGAATTACGCCAAGCCGTGCCGGAACCCGGTCGGGACTGA
- a CDS encoding DUF58 domain-containing protein yields MQLTDPLTLASTRDLVWLSRHIAEGMLLGMQHSQRRGAGIEFQQYRSYEPGDSIRHIDWKLFARSDRYYVREAEQESQMHVCIVLDTSTSMAQPSFVQPGLSKLLYAKCWIATLCWLLHSQGDRFSLLALNDRGNRLVPEGQGEAHHRRVALELDSISAAGHWPDRAQLAAVWPRFEQPCQVVLVSDFFERHDDGELSSFAARLSAAGRPCLPLQILVEAEQTFPFDGDLKIRNPEAPGITELGARQQRADYLAAFAAAQTNLSARFAAQATPLTTTTVETPIEYSLRAFIDAHGRIG; encoded by the coding sequence GTGCAACTGACCGATCCGCTGACGCTGGCGAGCACCCGAGACCTGGTGTGGCTGTCACGCCATATCGCCGAGGGCATGCTGCTGGGTATGCAGCATAGCCAGCGGCGCGGCGCCGGCATCGAATTCCAGCAATACCGCAGTTACGAACCGGGTGATTCCATCCGGCATATCGACTGGAAACTGTTTGCGCGCTCGGACCGCTATTATGTGCGCGAGGCTGAGCAGGAAAGTCAGATGCACGTATGCATCGTGCTCGACACAAGCACCTCGATGGCGCAGCCGAGTTTTGTGCAACCAGGTCTCAGCAAACTCCTGTACGCAAAATGCTGGATTGCCACACTCTGCTGGCTGCTGCATAGCCAGGGCGATCGCTTTTCCCTGCTGGCACTGAACGATCGCGGTAACCGCCTTGTACCCGAGGGCCAGGGCGAAGCCCATCATCGCCGTGTTGCGCTTGAACTGGACTCGATCAGCGCTGCCGGGCACTGGCCGGACAGGGCGCAACTGGCCGCGGTATGGCCCCGCTTTGAGCAGCCCTGTCAGGTCGTGCTGGTCAGCGACTTCTTCGAGCGCCATGACGATGGTGAGCTCAGCAGTTTTGCCGCGCGCCTGTCCGCCGCCGGCAGGCCTTGCCTGCCTCTGCAAATATTGGTTGAAGCCGAGCAGACGTTTCCCTTTGATGGTGACCTGAAAATCCGCAATCCCGAAGCGCCGGGTATCACTGAGCTAGGCGCCCGGCAGCAACGTGCGGACTACCTGGCTGCCTTTGCCGCCGCACAGACAAACCTCAGCGCGCGTTTTGCCGCACAGGCAACACCCCTGACTACCACTACGGTGGAAACACCCATCGAGTATTCTCTGCGGGCATTTATTGATGCACACGGGAGGATCGGCTGA
- a CDS encoding BatA domain-containing protein — MPGALTWLIESPAWFWLLPILALPVLIHLLRRSDPREITFAAVHWLQHRRQHRWKKLFVRDRLLLALRLLILLLLILLLAQPWLERDVRPSDTILLVDPGVTEEALAQFQAEHPQINQTFWLHHDPQPADTPRPEAGNLWQALSQLASAGEFRRAHILLQQGANPTGHSALQVSPHWQWHVVETESADLSRALPRISTLPRITLVGEGPRWLPPLIQQLAEGPLPGLALQQRSATDLLDPREIDWVIYDTPGALPERLVHFVRDGGLLISDARVTGETALNFNELDKHSGLEVAVIGRGSWLRYRGDWHSPAFFHNPELPQTLWRQWSTQDWRWLHESRSQWSLDRLPDISVSDPAATTRHAHSLRDVLLLALALLILLERSIGLSRPAAATGGANRE; from the coding sequence ATGCCCGGAGCCCTCACCTGGCTGATTGAATCACCCGCGTGGTTCTGGCTACTGCCCATCCTTGCGCTACCGGTACTGATCCACTTGCTGCGTCGCAGTGATCCCCGGGAGATCACCTTTGCCGCTGTGCACTGGCTGCAACACAGGCGCCAGCATCGCTGGAAAAAGCTGTTTGTGCGCGACCGCCTGTTATTGGCTCTGCGGCTTCTGATATTACTTCTACTGATCCTGCTACTGGCACAACCGTGGCTGGAACGCGATGTGCGACCATCGGATACGATATTGCTGGTAGACCCCGGTGTTACCGAGGAGGCACTCGCGCAGTTTCAGGCAGAGCATCCGCAGATCAACCAGACCTTCTGGCTACACCACGATCCACAGCCCGCCGACACCCCCAGACCGGAGGCCGGTAATCTCTGGCAGGCCCTGTCTCAGCTCGCCAGCGCCGGCGAATTTCGCCGCGCACATATTCTGTTACAGCAGGGCGCAAATCCGACCGGACACAGTGCCCTTCAGGTCAGCCCCCACTGGCAGTGGCACGTGGTGGAGACCGAAAGTGCGGATCTTTCCCGCGCACTTCCACGGATCAGCACACTCCCGCGGATCACTCTGGTGGGCGAAGGGCCACGCTGGCTGCCCCCGCTGATACAACAACTGGCGGAAGGTCCGCTACCCGGGCTGGCGCTGCAGCAGCGCTCCGCGACAGACCTGCTCGACCCCCGCGAAATCGACTGGGTAATTTACGACACGCCCGGAGCGCTGCCGGAGCGTCTGGTGCATTTTGTGCGCGACGGTGGGCTGCTGATTTCGGATGCGCGCGTGACTGGCGAAACGGCACTGAATTTTAATGAACTCGACAAACACAGTGGTCTTGAGGTGGCTGTAATCGGTCGCGGCAGCTGGCTGCGTTACCGCGGTGACTGGCATAGCCCGGCGTTTTTCCATAACCCGGAACTACCGCAAACACTCTGGAGGCAGTGGTCTACACAGGACTGGCGGTGGTTACACGAGTCCCGCAGCCAGTGGTCCCTCGACAGGCTCCCGGATATCTCGGTGAGTGACCCCGCGGCGACAACGAGGCACGCACACTCGCTGCGCGATGTATTGCTACTGGCCCTGGCGCTGCTGATATTGCTCGAACGATCGATTGGCCTGTCGCGCCCGGCAGCGGCCACCGGAGGCGCCAACCGTGAGTAA
- a CDS encoding SDR family NAD(P)-dependent oxidoreductase has protein sequence MDLQLKEKLVFISGSTKGIGRSIAEALLHEGARVIINGRSGTDAVAKELSAIGNVIAIEGDLAKPDDCQRVCQEVESHGKLEVLVNNMGIFNPTPFPDIDDEEWLRFFKVNVLSTVRLSRHFFPGMLNQDFGRVINIASEAGMRGLESMVHYSMTKGAQIVIGRGLANLTKGCGNNVTVNSILPGPTLTEGVSRWLKESADGQGISEQQFVSEFFAETEPDSLLQRFIQPEEIASAVAFIASPLSAAINGASIKAEGGLIKSIV, from the coding sequence ATGGACCTTCAGTTAAAGGAAAAACTCGTATTTATAAGTGGCTCGACCAAGGGTATAGGGCGATCGATTGCGGAAGCGTTGTTGCACGAAGGCGCGCGCGTCATCATAAACGGGCGTTCCGGGACGGACGCGGTCGCAAAGGAATTAAGTGCCATCGGAAATGTGATCGCGATTGAAGGCGATCTCGCCAAGCCAGATGACTGCCAGCGCGTGTGTCAGGAGGTCGAATCTCATGGGAAGCTGGAGGTCTTGGTGAATAACATGGGGATTTTCAATCCCACCCCATTTCCTGACATAGATGATGAAGAGTGGTTGCGTTTCTTTAAGGTAAATGTGCTCAGTACAGTGCGTTTGTCACGGCATTTTTTCCCGGGAATGCTGAATCAGGATTTCGGGCGAGTCATTAATATTGCGAGTGAGGCCGGCATGCGCGGTCTGGAAAGCATGGTGCATTACTCCATGACGAAAGGCGCCCAGATTGTTATCGGCCGGGGGCTCGCCAATCTCACCAAAGGGTGCGGTAACAATGTGACGGTCAATTCAATACTGCCGGGCCCGACCCTTACCGAGGGTGTAAGCCGCTGGCTAAAAGAGAGTGCCGATGGGCAGGGCATTTCCGAGCAACAGTTCGTCAGCGAGTTTTTCGCTGAAACAGAGCCGGATTCACTGCTTCAGCGTTTTATCCAGCCAGAGGAGATAGCCTCTGCGGTCGCGTTCATCGCTTCACCGCTGAGTGCGGCAATCAATGGCGCCAGCATCAAGGCGGAGGGCGGACTGATAAAAAGCATTGTCTGA
- a CDS encoding SphA family protein — protein sequence MNYSGDLNANVDLPIAGLVTAGIDVQLNSVVPGAFYTFENTVLGAKYSVGAFASWVDVDVTGKIESSLGSLRRSESESGLGDTTVIPLLMGWVDGNWQYNAMLPVHAPTGDYDVGRLANPGLNYWAVDPTFGVAYSNMESGFNATLFTGLTINQENSDTDYRSGRLLHFDGSLQQMVKAGDGFVTMGVEAFWNNQISDDKNQGGLVGPFRQKTAGIGPVIGYMLPKGKDNIVFEFRWLPQLDSTNTTEGDYFWLKFVYQLGTGKK from the coding sequence TTGAATTACAGCGGCGATCTGAATGCCAATGTTGACCTTCCGATCGCAGGCCTGGTGACGGCCGGGATTGACGTGCAGCTCAACAGCGTAGTTCCCGGCGCCTTCTATACCTTTGAAAATACCGTGCTTGGCGCAAAATATTCTGTGGGCGCCTTTGCCTCCTGGGTGGACGTTGACGTTACCGGTAAAATTGAAAGCTCACTGGGCTCTCTTCGCCGGAGTGAGTCGGAATCCGGGCTCGGGGACACCACGGTTATCCCGCTGCTGATGGGATGGGTGGACGGCAACTGGCAATACAACGCCATGCTGCCGGTACATGCACCGACCGGCGACTACGATGTTGGGCGCCTTGCCAATCCCGGACTCAACTACTGGGCCGTGGACCCGACATTTGGGGTTGCCTACAGCAATATGGAATCCGGTTTTAATGCCACCCTGTTTACCGGGCTCACTATCAACCAAGAAAACTCAGATACAGACTATCGCAGCGGACGTCTGCTGCACTTCGACGGCAGCCTGCAGCAAATGGTCAAGGCTGGAGATGGGTTCGTCACCATGGGGGTCGAGGCCTTCTGGAACAACCAGATCAGTGACGATAAAAATCAGGGAGGCCTCGTCGGGCCATTCAGGCAAAAAACGGCGGGCATCGGCCCAGTCATCGGTTACATGCTGCCGAAAGGGAAAGACAATATTGTGTTCGAATTCCGCTGGCTGCCACAACTGGATTCGACCAATACCACTGAGGGCGATTACTTCTGGTTGAAATTTGTTTACCAGTTGGGTACCGGGAAAAAGTAG
- a CDS encoding carbon-nitrogen hydrolase family protein, which yields MKDVCVAAVQMVSGDSVSENLARAHTLLEQAADGGAQIALLPEYFAHISDRGSFSVAEPFPLHEDVNSGLHPIQSALQSWATELGLWIIAGAAPLLQRPDGTTTADKRSRSACLVYDDKGALRARYDKMHLFDVEVEDAAGSYRESSTIEPGDQTQVATTPWAKIGLSICFDLRFPELFRQLALSGAEVLVVPAAFTYTTGRAHWETLLRARAIENGCYVIAAAQGGQHTPKRRTWGHSMIVDPWGEILAEAGEGEAVITATLSADKLEKIRKSMPLLSMRRLR from the coding sequence GTGAAGGATGTTTGTGTTGCGGCTGTACAGATGGTCAGTGGCGACAGCGTTTCCGAGAACCTTGCTCGGGCACACACGCTGTTAGAGCAGGCAGCCGATGGCGGTGCACAAATCGCACTATTACCGGAATACTTCGCGCATATTTCCGACCGCGGCAGTTTTTCGGTGGCTGAGCCTTTTCCTTTGCACGAAGATGTAAACTCCGGCTTACATCCTATTCAGTCCGCGCTGCAAAGCTGGGCGACCGAACTTGGCTTATGGATAATTGCCGGTGCCGCGCCGCTATTGCAACGACCGGATGGCACCACCACCGCCGACAAACGCAGCCGCTCAGCCTGCCTTGTGTATGACGATAAGGGCGCACTGCGCGCGCGCTACGACAAGATGCACCTCTTCGATGTGGAGGTAGAGGATGCTGCGGGAAGTTATCGCGAGTCTTCTACTATCGAGCCCGGTGACCAAACACAGGTGGCAACTACGCCCTGGGCAAAGATCGGACTCAGCATCTGCTTCGACCTGCGCTTTCCCGAGCTCTTCCGTCAACTCGCGTTGAGTGGTGCGGAAGTGCTCGTGGTGCCCGCGGCATTCACCTACACCACTGGCCGGGCGCACTGGGAAACGCTATTGCGCGCCCGGGCCATAGAAAATGGTTGCTATGTAATTGCCGCCGCTCAGGGCGGCCAGCACACACCCAAACGACGCACCTGGGGGCATTCAATGATTGTCGATCCCTGGGGGGAAATTCTTGCCGAGGCCGGCGAGGGTGAAGCGGTGATTACGGCGACGCTCAGCGCGGATAAACTGGAAAAAATCAGGAAAAGCATGCCACTGCTGTCGATGCGGCGACTAAGATAG
- a CDS encoding fumarylacetoacetate hydrolase family protein, with protein MKLASLKSGRDGQLVVVSDDLTRMAPAAEIAPTLQNALDDWAEKSAQLEALQAKLNSGEIEGEAFDQAKCHSPLPRAYHWADGSAYVNHVELVRKARNAEMPESFWTDPLMYQGGSDTFLAPREPVKMPQSEGFGIDFEAEIAVITDDVPMGVSAEAALKHIKLVMLVNDVSLRGLIPNELGKGFGFYQSKPSSAFSPVCVTPQQLGDNWKEGKLHLPLVSTLNGDKFGEPNAGIDMTFHFGQLIAHAAKTRPLGAGTIIGSGTVSNKLDGGPGKPVKEGGVGYSCIAEIRMIETIQEGKPSTSFMQFGDKIAIEMLDEKGQSIFGRIEQTVEQA; from the coding sequence GTGAAGTTAGCCAGCCTGAAATCCGGCCGCGATGGCCAGCTTGTGGTGGTCAGCGACGATCTGACCCGCATGGCTCCCGCCGCTGAAATTGCACCAACCCTGCAAAACGCACTGGATGACTGGGCGGAAAAATCCGCACAGCTCGAAGCGTTGCAGGCAAAACTCAACAGTGGCGAGATCGAGGGCGAAGCCTTCGATCAGGCCAAGTGCCACTCACCACTGCCGCGCGCTTACCACTGGGCCGATGGCAGCGCCTACGTGAACCACGTGGAGCTGGTGCGCAAGGCGCGCAACGCAGAAATGCCGGAAAGCTTCTGGACCGACCCGCTAATGTACCAGGGCGGCTCCGATACTTTCCTGGCCCCGCGCGAACCGGTAAAAATGCCGCAGAGCGAGGGCTTCGGCATCGACTTTGAAGCCGAGATTGCGGTGATCACTGACGACGTGCCCATGGGTGTATCTGCGGAAGCGGCGCTCAAGCACATCAAACTGGTGATGCTGGTGAATGACGTTTCCCTGCGCGGCCTGATCCCCAATGAACTGGGCAAGGGTTTCGGTTTTTACCAGTCCAAACCCTCCAGTGCCTTTTCTCCGGTATGTGTTACCCCACAACAGCTGGGCGACAACTGGAAAGAAGGCAAGTTGCATCTGCCGCTGGTGTCCACACTGAACGGGGACAAGTTCGGCGAGCCAAATGCGGGAATCGACATGACCTTTCATTTTGGCCAACTGATTGCGCACGCTGCCAAAACCCGCCCATTAGGCGCCGGGACCATCATTGGTTCCGGCACCGTGTCGAACAAGCTTGATGGCGGCCCAGGAAAGCCTGTGAAAGAAGGCGGGGTGGGCTACAGCTGTATTGCCGAGATCCGTATGATCGAAACGATTCAGGAAGGCAAGCCGAGCACTTCTTTTATGCAGTTTGGCGACAAGATTGCGATCGAGATGCTGGATGAGAAAGGCCAGTCGATATTCGGGCGCATCGAGCAGACAGTGGAGCAGGCTTGA